In the Chlorobium limicola DSM 245 genome, one interval contains:
- a CDS encoding glycosyltransferase family 2 protein: MNAPPLTTVIVLNWNGKDDLLRCLGSLEPLLSERLRVLVVDNGSTDNSADAVRQRFSGVELLALERNLGYAGGNNAGFRHAMQKNPEYVVFLNNDTVVAPDAVARLTAVLRDDSDAGIAVPEIFYMDDPDRIWYAGGVVRLGLGLVRHEGIRELYGPAYARRKETGYATGCCIAMRSLDFERLGGFDERFGMYCEDVDLSLRVRKAGLTVICEPAARVWHRVSASYGSSMHPRKIVRKSAAMLYLMRKHRAWSGFILYPFALLLQAAGALLHRIARKPTGRS; the protein is encoded by the coding sequence ATGAACGCTCCCCCCCTGACCACGGTTATCGTCCTGAACTGGAACGGAAAGGACGATCTGCTCCGCTGCCTCGGGTCGCTCGAACCGCTGCTTTCGGAGCGTTTACGGGTGCTTGTTGTCGATAACGGTTCGACCGACAATTCGGCGGATGCGGTGCGGCAGCGCTTTTCCGGCGTGGAGCTGCTCGCGCTCGAGCGCAACCTCGGCTATGCGGGCGGCAACAACGCCGGGTTCCGGCACGCCATGCAGAAGAATCCCGAATACGTAGTGTTTCTTAACAACGATACCGTCGTTGCGCCGGACGCCGTTGCCAGGTTGACAGCGGTACTGCGGGATGACTCCGATGCAGGCATTGCCGTGCCTGAAATATTTTATATGGATGATCCCGACCGGATATGGTACGCAGGCGGTGTGGTGCGGCTCGGCCTTGGGCTGGTGCGGCACGAGGGCATCCGCGAGTTGTATGGCCCGGCGTACGCCCGTCGCAAAGAGACCGGGTACGCCACCGGCTGCTGCATCGCCATGCGGAGCCTCGATTTTGAGCGTCTCGGCGGTTTCGACGAGCGATTCGGCATGTACTGCGAAGATGTCGATCTCTCGCTTCGCGTTCGGAAAGCCGGCCTTACCGTGATCTGCGAACCGGCGGCGCGGGTGTGGCACCGGGTTTCCGCATCGTACGGCAGCAGCATGCATCCGCGCAAGATCGTACGAAAAAGCGCGGCAATGCTGTACCTTATGAGAAAGCACCGGGCATGGAGCGGATTTATCCTCTATCCGTTCGCTCTGCTTCTGCAGGCGGCGGGTGCGCTGCTGCACCGTATCGCACGAAAACCGACAGGGAGATCATGA
- a CDS encoding methyltransferase domain-containing protein, translating to MSNLSQYRNTIDQRYCTDEANRIRWQKTMRFVEGSTFARSKAASALDLGDRTPLVGELENLFGCTFESSCCDLDVDALSGRYDVVTAFEVLEHLFNPLHALLEARKVLSGPDSRLFVSVPAAKPAMLASPDHFHEMRPQALQSLFSRAGFRVVRHDAFRIRRWPFYLTGLKPLLRAIYEKVLIHELAKS from the coding sequence ATGAGTAACCTTTCGCAATACCGGAACACCATCGACCAGCGTTACTGCACGGACGAGGCGAACCGCATCCGGTGGCAGAAAACCATGCGCTTCGTCGAAGGTTCGACGTTTGCCCGTTCGAAAGCTGCTTCGGCGCTGGATCTCGGCGACCGCACGCCTCTTGTCGGCGAGCTTGAAAATCTTTTCGGCTGCACGTTCGAGAGCAGCTGCTGCGATCTCGATGTGGACGCGCTTTCAGGCCGCTATGACGTGGTGACGGCGTTCGAAGTGCTCGAACATCTTTTCAATCCGCTGCATGCGCTGCTCGAAGCGCGAAAGGTGCTCTCCGGTCCGGACAGCCGGCTGTTCGTCTCGGTACCGGCAGCGAAACCCGCCATGCTCGCAAGCCCGGACCATTTTCATGAAATGAGACCACAGGCGCTGCAGTCGCTCTTTTCGAGAGCCGGGTTCCGCGTTGTGCGCCACGATGCGTTCCGGATACGCCGTTGGCCGTTCTATCTGACCGGCCTGAAACCGCTCCTGCGGGCTATCTATGAAAAGGTGCTGATCCATGAACTTGCGAAATCCTGA